CACAATCTTTTCAATCCTTCTCCATTTCCGAATGATGTGTTGCAGCTTGCCAACCTCACCTGGATTCACCTATCCAACTGTAGCATCCAAGGAACAATTCCGGCAGAGATTGGAAACCTTAAAGAGGTAATCAACTTGGAGCTTTCGTGCAATAACATGACGGGGGAGATTCCAGTTGAGATTGGAAACCTTGTCAACCTCTGGCAGCTTGATCTCTCCAACAACTCATTCACAGGAAAACTTCCTGTTGGTTTAAGAAACCTCTCGAAGCTTGAGAGGTTTGATGTTACAATGAACTATATTGAAGGTGATGTGTCCGTTTTGAGGTTCTTGAGTAACCTAGTTTCTCTGGAACTATTTGCAAACAAGTTTTCTGGCCAATTACCGGCCGAGTTTGGTGAGTTCAAGAAGCTTGTGAACCTTACTCTAAACAAGAACAACTTCACCGGTCCCCTGCCTCAAAACCTTGGCTCTTGGGCCAAAGTCGAAAAAATCTCTGTGTCTTATAATTTCTTTACTGGTCCAATTCCACCAGATATGTGCAAACAAGGTACTATAAAGGGGCTTTACATGCATCACAATAATCTCACCGGTGAAATTCCAGCCAATTTCGTCAACTGTTCCACTCTACTTGAATTCAGGATCGATAATAATTTGCTTTCGGGTACCGTTCCCGCTGGAATCTGGGGATTACCGAACTTGCTCATTTTTGATATCTCGTTCAATAGTGTGGAAGGCCCAATTACATCTGATATAAAACATGCAAAGTCTCTTGTGGCGTTACGTGCAGAAAACAATCGCTTATCTGGTGAATTACCCGCAGAGATTTCAGAAGCCACGTCTTTGGTTTCAATTCGTCTGAATGACAATCTATTGCAAGGTAAGCTTCTTATTCCAATTTCTCCCATAACATTCTTTGGTATCTCAAACAATAGACTGACTGGAGAGATCCCGTATATGATTTGCAATGTAAGTTTTCTTAAAATCTTTGACGTCTCAAATAACAGTTTGAGTGGTAAGATTCCACAATGTTTGGGAAACTTCAGTAATCATCTATGGGTGCTAAATTTGCAAATGAATGACTTCCACGGCCCCATCCCTGATACATTTGCAAAGTGTCATAGTTTGGAACTTCTTGTCTTTAATGACAATCATTTAGGAGGGCTATTGCCAAAATCTTTGCTCAACTGTACAAATCTGGCAGTTATTGACCTTGGAAATAACATGATAAATGATATCTTCCCATATTGGTTGGAAGCTCTTCCCAATTTAGAGGTTCTTGCCTTGAAATCCAACAAAGTCCGTGGTCCTATTGGAAATCATAACAATAGTGGGATGTTTTTCTCGAAGCTACGAATTCTTGATCTTGGAAATAACAAGATCAATGATTTCTTCCCCTATTGGTTGGAAGCTCTTCCCAATCTACAGATTCTTGTCTTGAAATCCAACAGATTCCATGGTCCTGTTGGAAATCATAACACTCGTGGGATGTTTTTCTCTAAGTTACAAATTCTTGATCTCTCTTTCAATGAGTTTACTGGTTTTTTAccgaaaaattattttgaaaacttgaacaCCATGATGATCAATGATGAAGATAAAAATGAATCGCAATATTTCGGCAAACGTCATTATTATCAAGATTCGGTGGTGGtgacaataaaaaatattgagattAAGCTACCAAGAATCCTAACTATCTTCACAACAATTGATTTATCAAGCAACAAATTTGAAGGAGATATTCCAGAAGTACTTGGAAGGCTTACAGTTCTCCGATTGCTTAACCTTTCCCATAATAACCTAACCAAC
This DNA window, taken from Quercus robur chromosome 2, dhQueRobu3.1, whole genome shotgun sequence, encodes the following:
- the LOC126714884 gene encoding receptor-like protein kinase 7 isoform X1 — protein: MPFCPPYDMSRPPLYLFYLLFCFFSLIAGIQPADLQILMKLKSALQTSNGTSAFKSWESSNSMCNFTGITCNSDGSVTEIELSRHNLTGVLPLDSICQLQSLEKLSFGFNNLHGPIMDDLNNCVKLLYLDLGNNLFLGWSAPDISSLSQLQYLFLNRSGLSGSFPWKSLQNMTGLVRLSLGHNLFNPSPFPNDVLQLANLTWIHLSNCSIQGTIPAEIGNLKEVINLELSCNNMTGEIPVEIGNLVNLWQLDLSNNSFTGKLPVGLRNLSKLERFDVTMNYIEGDVSVLRFLSNLVSLELFANKFSGQLPAEFGEFKKLVNLTLNKNNFTGPLPQNLGSWAKVEKISVSYNFFTGPIPPDMCKQGTIKGLYMHHNNLTGEIPANFVNCSTLLEFRIDNNLLSGTVPAGIWGLPNLLIFDISFNSVEGPITSDIKHAKSLVALRAENNRLSGELPAEISEATSLVSIRLNDNLLQGKLLIPISPITFFGISNNRLTGEIPYMICNVSFLKIFDVSNNSLSGKIPQCLGNFSNHLWVLNLQMNDFHGPIPDTFAKCHSLELLVFNDNHLGGLLPKSLLNCTNLAVIDLGNNMINDIFPYWLEALPNLEVLALKSNKVRGPIGNHNNSGMFFSKLRILDLGNNKINDFFPYWLEALPNLQILVLKSNRFHGPVGNHNTRGMFFSKLQILDLSFNEFTGFLPKNYFENLNTMMINDEDKNESQYFGKRHYYQDSVVVTIKNIEIKLPRILTIFTTIDLSSNKFEGEIPEVLGRLTVLRLLNLSHNNLTNHIPPSLANMSRLESLDLSSNRLTGQIPIQLTSLTFLAMINLSRNQLTGPIPEGKQFGTFENDSYEWNLGLCGFPLSMKCNTNELLPPPPLPSIFQEDKGLIFASGFDWKVVLMGYGCGFLFGITMGCIAFKRGKTQWLIRFIEGKRKEKVRRCNDHRPRKRRN